From Halanaeroarchaeum sulfurireducens, a single genomic window includes:
- the gatB gene encoding Asp-tRNA(Asn)/Glu-tRNA(Gln) amidotransferase subunit GatB, with protein sequence MSAQAATQEDLAVVIGLEVHVQLETDTKIFCGCSTDTAGAEPNTHTCPVCLGLPGALPVLNEAAVESAVKLGKAIDAEVPERTRFHRKNYFYPDLPKGFQITQYDAPICQDGSLEISHEGEKRTIGIERAHLEEDPGSLQHVGGSIDTADHVLVDYNRAGVPLMEIVTEPDFRGPGEGRAFLAKLEEVLEYLGIYDSQRDGSLRIDANISMVDAEEVGPGGAIDDRVLADANRTEVKNISSHKGAEKALAYEVTRQRNAIQRGREVEQETRHWDESRGITVSMRSKEEEKDYRYFREADLPPLEVSDWKESIPIPELPDARRDRFQAEYGLGEEAADKLTSTKQVADFFEDVAERFDPDLAATWVADDLLGELNYRDMAVTDVADRLDEFARLVEMVAEEEITEKNAREVVLRTMLDEGADPDDVREAEGLGKTSGDEVARAVEAAIEENPDAVDDYHAGDGGAINFLVGQVMQKTGGSADPADVNKLLRERLET encoded by the coding sequence ATGAGTGCGCAGGCCGCCACGCAGGAGGACCTCGCGGTCGTCATCGGCCTCGAGGTCCACGTGCAACTGGAGACGGACACCAAGATCTTCTGTGGGTGTTCGACGGACACCGCCGGCGCCGAACCCAATACACACACGTGCCCGGTGTGCCTCGGCCTTCCGGGCGCGCTGCCGGTGCTCAACGAGGCCGCCGTCGAGTCAGCCGTCAAACTCGGGAAGGCGATCGACGCCGAGGTCCCCGAGCGCACCCGGTTCCACCGGAAGAACTACTTCTACCCCGACCTGCCGAAGGGCTTTCAGATCACCCAGTACGACGCGCCCATCTGCCAGGACGGCTCGCTCGAGATCAGCCACGAGGGCGAGAAACGGACCATCGGCATCGAGCGCGCCCACCTGGAGGAGGACCCGGGCAGCCTCCAGCACGTGGGCGGGAGCATCGATACCGCCGACCACGTTCTCGTGGATTACAACCGTGCGGGGGTCCCGCTGATGGAGATCGTCACCGAACCGGATTTCCGCGGACCCGGCGAGGGCCGGGCGTTCCTCGCCAAACTGGAGGAGGTGCTCGAATACCTGGGCATCTATGACAGCCAGCGCGACGGCAGTCTCCGGATCGACGCCAACATCTCGATGGTGGACGCTGAGGAGGTCGGCCCCGGCGGTGCCATCGACGACCGAGTGCTCGCCGACGCGAACCGGACGGAGGTCAAGAACATCTCGAGCCACAAGGGCGCCGAGAAGGCCCTGGCCTACGAGGTCACCCGCCAGCGCAACGCCATCCAGCGCGGCCGCGAGGTCGAACAGGAGACCCGCCACTGGGACGAGTCCCGGGGCATCACCGTCTCCATGCGGTCCAAGGAGGAAGAAAAGGACTACCGGTACTTCCGCGAGGCCGACCTCCCGCCCCTTGAGGTTTCGGACTGGAAGGAATCCATCCCCATCCCCGAACTCCCCGACGCCCGCCGGGACCGCTTCCAGGCGGAATACGGTCTGGGCGAGGAGGCCGCGGACAAACTCACCTCGACGAAGCAGGTCGCGGACTTCTTCGAGGACGTCGCCGAACGATTCGACCCGGACCTGGCCGCGACCTGGGTCGCCGACGACCTCCTGGGTGAGCTCAACTACCGCGACATGGCAGTCACCGACGTGGCCGATCGCCTCGACGAGTTCGCCCGCCTCGTCGAGATGGTCGCCGAGGAAGAAATCACCGAGAAGAACGCCCGTGAGGTGGTCCTCAGGACGATGCTCGACGAGGGCGCAGACCCCGACGACGTTCGCGAGGCCGAGGGACTGGGCAAGACCAGCGGCGACGAGGTGGCCCGCGCCGTCGAGGCGGCAATCGAGGAGAATCCCGACGCCGTCGATGACTACCACGCCGGCGATGGCGGCGCCATCAACTTCCTGGTCGGGCAGGTCATGCAAAAGACGGGCGGCAGCGCAGACCCGGCCGACGTCAACAAACTTCTCCGGGAACGGCTGGAAACGTAA
- a CDS encoding segregation and condensation protein A: protein MTDGVDVARPPDPDPTEEENGDVEPVELLVQLAKQGDIDPWDVDIVTVTDEFLAALDDGDLRTSGRALFYASVLLRMKSDVMLSDDSAAETDDEPMEPAPPWEEGWGDQAEDAPAGDPIAALESEMERRLERKTARGTPMTLDELVRDLRSAERDSWWKESRTYDTSESPSGFDRGVQTLDYRSGDDMRAEGEPDADAVTGATHQEDIDALIESLWAELELAYSRGRTEVLFAEVEDAAGSRVESFLALLFLSHRGRVVQEQDELFGDLWIVDPDSSPEETDDEPQ, encoded by the coding sequence ATGACTGACGGCGTCGACGTGGCGCGCCCGCCGGACCCGGATCCCACCGAAGAAGAAAACGGAGACGTCGAGCCGGTCGAGCTCCTGGTGCAACTGGCGAAGCAGGGCGACATCGATCCATGGGACGTCGATATCGTCACGGTGACGGACGAGTTTCTCGCCGCCCTGGACGACGGGGACCTGCGTACCTCCGGGCGGGCGCTGTTCTACGCGAGCGTCCTCCTCCGCATGAAAAGCGACGTGATGCTGTCTGACGACAGCGCGGCGGAGACGGACGACGAACCGATGGAGCCGGCACCACCCTGGGAGGAGGGATGGGGAGACCAAGCGGAGGACGCCCCCGCCGGAGACCCCATCGCGGCACTCGAGAGCGAGATGGAACGTCGGCTCGAACGGAAGACCGCCCGGGGCACCCCGATGACCCTCGACGAACTTGTCAGGGACCTCCGCTCGGCCGAACGCGACTCGTGGTGGAAGGAGTCTCGGACCTACGACACGAGCGAGTCGCCGAGCGGGTTCGATCGCGGCGTCCAGACCCTGGATTACCGCTCCGGCGACGACATGCGGGCGGAGGGTGAACCGGACGCTGACGCGGTGACCGGCGCGACCCACCAGGAAGACATCGACGCACTCATCGAATCGCTCTGGGCGGAACTCGAACTGGCGTATTCGCGCGGTCGAACGGAGGTCCTCTTCGCGGAGGTCGAGGACGCGGCTGGCTCTCGCGTCGAGTCGTTTCTCGCGCTCCTGTTCCTGTCCCATCGGGGGCGAGTCGTCCAGGAACAGGACGAACTCTTCGGCGACCTCTGGATCGTCGACCCCGACTCGTCACCGGAAGAGACCGACGACGAACCGCAGTGA
- the smc gene encoding chromosome segregation protein SMC produces MYIDEIVLDNFKSFGRTTRIPFYQDFTTISGPNGSGKSNIIDAILFALGLARTRGMRAEKLTDLIYNPSHEDGDGAGPDEANVEVILNNEDGTLSRSQVVNAAGSEDVGDVDRIRVKRRVKRTEDNYYSYYYLNGRSVNLSDITDLLAQAGVTPEGYNVVMQGDVTGIIQMTPHERREIVDEIAGVAEFDQKKADAFEELDVVEDRIGEAELRIEEKRNRLDTLEEERETALEYQGLRDEKGEYESFLDAAELEEKREDLAATESDIEDRAAELEDLQAELDERRGTVLRLEEDLEDLNAEIERKGEDEQLAIKREIEEVKGEISRLEDGIATAEERIEEAEQARRQAFVQIDRKQEKIEEIEAEIREIKVEKSSLAADKREKESELASVQQEIDDIDTEYEERKEALEENKDALETAKSARNDLQREKDRLLDEARRRSNDIDEARDNVTAATETIEELDARIEDLETELEKATKNEEQIAEVVEDLKREKAERQDDLDDVEDDLGAAREEYARLEAQADENGDSSYGRAVTTILDADIDGVHGTVAQLGGVEERFATACETAAGGRMANVVVDDDGVGQRGIDYLKSRNAGRATFLPLTEMYERSLPTAPNEPGVIDFAYNLVDFDERYAGVFSYVLGDTLVVEDLETARDRMGDRRLVTLDGDLIETSGAMTGGSRSGSRYSFAKTGKGQLERVAERIQRLEDKRADIREDVRSIESRLEDAREKRAAAADQVRDLEAEIDRVAGEREETEQRIESMESRIESLEAEREDVDERMQELDADIQEKTEEIEAIQSDIEAIEAELADSRIPELAAKREEIQSEIGTIEDRMDDLDGERNSLELEKQYAEEAVDDLHDEVESAQNKKAAQQERIDDLRDEIDEKEALLEEKREAVAELESELSDLKAEREELKDELDEASSHRDEKKQEVERVSNRLESLRRAAERLRAEIEELSETVEEYDPEEIPDLDEVEENIERLDEQMAALEPVNMKAIEEYNRVETTLNDLEERRDELTEERDAIEERIETYDQLKKETFMEAYEAINEQFEQIFQRLSNGTGELVLENPADPFDGGLTMRAQPGDKPIQRLDAMSGGEKSLTALALIFAIQRYNPAPFYALDEVDAFLDAANAERVGEMVDELASEAQFVVVTHRSAMLDRSERAIGVTMREDNVSAVTGIDLAGQRGASADD; encoded by the coding sequence ATGTACATCGACGAGATCGTCCTCGACAATTTCAAGAGCTTCGGGAGGACCACGAGGATCCCGTTCTATCAGGATTTCACGACCATCAGTGGCCCGAACGGCTCGGGGAAGTCCAACATAATCGACGCCATCCTGTTCGCGCTTGGTCTGGCGCGGACCCGCGGGATGCGCGCCGAGAAGCTAACAGACCTGATCTACAATCCCAGCCACGAGGACGGCGATGGCGCCGGTCCCGACGAGGCCAACGTCGAGGTCATTTTGAACAACGAAGACGGGACGCTGTCCCGATCGCAGGTCGTCAACGCGGCCGGGTCCGAGGACGTCGGAGACGTCGATCGGATCCGGGTCAAGCGCCGGGTAAAACGGACCGAGGACAACTACTACTCGTATTACTATCTCAACGGTCGCTCGGTCAACCTCTCGGACATCACCGATCTGCTCGCGCAGGCAGGGGTGACACCCGAGGGATACAACGTCGTGATGCAGGGCGACGTGACGGGTATCATCCAGATGACCCCACACGAGCGACGCGAGATCGTCGACGAAATCGCCGGGGTCGCCGAGTTCGACCAGAAAAAGGCCGACGCATTCGAGGAACTCGACGTCGTCGAGGACCGCATCGGCGAGGCCGAGTTACGCATCGAGGAGAAACGCAACCGCCTCGATACCCTCGAGGAGGAGCGCGAGACCGCCCTCGAGTACCAGGGACTCCGGGACGAGAAAGGGGAGTACGAGAGCTTTCTCGACGCGGCGGAACTCGAAGAGAAACGCGAGGATCTGGCGGCGACGGAAAGCGACATCGAGGATCGGGCCGCGGAACTCGAAGACCTCCAGGCGGAACTCGACGAGCGGCGAGGGACGGTCCTTCGCCTCGAAGAGGACCTCGAGGACCTCAACGCCGAGATCGAGAGAAAAGGCGAAGACGAACAGCTCGCGATCAAACGGGAGATCGAGGAGGTCAAAGGCGAGATCTCCCGGCTGGAAGACGGGATAGCGACCGCCGAGGAGCGCATCGAGGAGGCCGAGCAGGCGCGCCGACAGGCGTTCGTCCAGATCGATCGCAAACAGGAGAAGATCGAGGAGATCGAAGCGGAGATCCGAGAGATCAAAGTCGAGAAGTCCTCGCTCGCGGCCGACAAACGTGAGAAGGAATCGGAACTGGCGTCGGTCCAACAGGAGATCGACGACATCGACACCGAGTACGAGGAACGCAAAGAGGCCCTCGAGGAGAACAAAGACGCCCTCGAGACGGCGAAAAGTGCGAGGAACGACCTTCAACGCGAGAAGGACCGGCTGCTGGACGAGGCCCGTCGACGCTCGAACGACATCGACGAGGCGCGGGACAACGTCACGGCGGCAACGGAGACGATCGAGGAACTCGACGCTCGGATCGAAGACCTCGAGACCGAGCTCGAGAAGGCGACCAAGAACGAAGAGCAGATCGCCGAGGTCGTCGAGGACCTGAAACGGGAGAAGGCCGAGCGGCAGGACGACCTCGACGACGTGGAAGACGATCTGGGCGCGGCCCGCGAGGAGTACGCTCGCCTCGAAGCACAGGCCGACGAGAACGGCGACAGTTCGTACGGCCGAGCCGTGACGACGATCCTCGACGCCGACATCGACGGGGTCCACGGGACCGTCGCCCAGCTCGGCGGGGTCGAAGAGCGCTTTGCGACCGCCTGCGAGACGGCCGCCGGGGGGCGAATGGCGAACGTGGTCGTCGACGACGACGGGGTCGGCCAGCGCGGTATCGACTACCTCAAATCGCGCAATGCCGGTCGCGCGACCTTCCTGCCGCTAACCGAGATGTACGAGCGATCGCTTCCGACCGCCCCGAACGAGCCAGGCGTCATCGACTTCGCGTACAACCTCGTGGACTTCGACGAGCGATATGCCGGCGTCTTCTCGTACGTCCTCGGGGACACGCTCGTGGTCGAGGACCTCGAGACCGCCCGGGATCGCATGGGGGATCGGCGACTCGTCACGCTCGATGGCGACCTCATCGAGACGAGTGGGGCGATGACCGGTGGCAGCCGATCCGGTTCGCGGTACTCCTTCGCGAAGACCGGGAAGGGGCAACTCGAGCGGGTCGCCGAGCGCATCCAGCGCCTCGAAGACAAACGGGCGGACATCCGCGAGGACGTCCGGTCCATCGAGAGTCGACTGGAGGACGCCCGGGAGAAGCGCGCCGCGGCTGCAGACCAGGTTCGCGATCTGGAGGCAGAGATCGACCGGGTTGCGGGCGAGCGCGAGGAGACCGAGCAGCGCATCGAATCGATGGAATCCCGCATCGAGAGCCTGGAAGCCGAACGGGAGGACGTGGACGAGCGCATGCAGGAACTCGACGCGGACATCCAGGAGAAAACCGAGGAGATCGAGGCGATCCAGTCCGACATCGAGGCGATCGAGGCGGAGCTCGCGGATTCGCGGATCCCGGAACTCGCCGCGAAACGCGAGGAGATCCAGTCGGAGATCGGGACCATCGAGGATCGGATGGACGATCTCGACGGCGAACGCAACAGCCTCGAACTCGAAAAACAGTACGCCGAGGAGGCCGTCGACGACCTCCACGACGAGGTGGAATCCGCCCAGAACAAGAAGGCCGCCCAGCAGGAGCGCATCGACGATCTGCGCGATGAGATCGACGAGAAGGAGGCACTCCTCGAGGAGAAACGCGAGGCCGTCGCCGAACTCGAATCCGAGCTGTCGGACCTCAAAGCCGAACGCGAGGAGCTCAAAGACGAACTCGACGAGGCCTCGTCGCACCGCGACGAAAAAAAGCAGGAGGTCGAGCGCGTCTCGAACCGCCTCGAGAGCCTGCGACGGGCCGCCGAGCGCCTTCGGGCGGAGATCGAGGAGCTCTCGGAGACGGTCGAGGAGTACGACCCCGAGGAGATACCGGACCTCGACGAGGTCGAGGAGAACATCGAACGACTCGACGAGCAGATGGCCGCCCTGGAGCCGGTGAACATGAAGGCCATCGAGGAGTACAACCGGGTCGAGACGACCCTCAACGACCTGGAGGAGCGCAGAGACGAACTCACCGAAGAGCGCGACGCCATCGAGGAACGTATCGAGACCTACGATCAGCTGAAAAAGGAGACGTTCATGGAGGCCTACGAGGCGATCAACGAACAGTTCGAGCAGATCTTCCAGCGCCTCTCGAACGGCACCGGCGAACTCGTGCTCGAAAACCCGGCCGACCCGTTCGACGGTGGGCTCACCATGCGGGCCCAACCGGGAGACAAACCCATCCAGCGCCTGGACGCGATGTCGGGCGGCGAGAAGTCGCTGACCGCGCTCGCACTCATCTTCGCCATCCAGCGATACAACCCCGCACCCTTCTACGCGCTCGACGAGGTCGACGCGTTCCTCGACGCGGCCAACGCCGAGCGCGTCGGAGAGATGGTCGACGAACTCGCGAGCGAGGCCCAGTTCGTCGTCGTCACCCACCGATCTGCCATGCTCGATCGCTCCGAGCGTGCCATCGGCGTCACGATGCGGGAGGACAACGTGAGCGCGGTCACCGGGATCGACCTGGCCGGCCAGCGAGGTGCGAGTGCGGATGACTGA
- a CDS encoding DNA topoisomerase I, which translates to MELIVTEKHNAARRIADILSDGSATTERVGSVDVYRWGTHRVIGLSGHVVGVDFPEEYAEWRDVEPAELVHAPVQKRPTQDDIVRAVKRLARKADEVVIATDYDREGELIGKEAYELVREENDDAPVHRVRFSSITENEVKDAFANPDDLDFDLAAAGEARQIVDLIWGAALTRFLSLSAQQRGEDFISVGRVQTPTLRLIVEKEREIDAFDPEDYWELFADLAKNGDAFEAQYFYRDEDDTEAERIWDEADAKTATDILEDESQAVVESVSRRTRTDDPPAPFNTTQFIRAAGSLGFAAGRAMSIAEDLYTAGYITYPRTDNTVYPDDLDPEELLETFAETSAFGSDASSLLEADSIEPTRGDTETTDHPPIHPTPDQPDRGDLTEDEWQVYELVVRRFFATVAEPAVWEHLRVVAETAGLRLKANGKRLREPGYHQVYPYFSTDENYVPDVSEGETLSIEDVRLEDKETQPPRRYGQSRLIETMEDLGIGTKSTRHNTLEKLYDRGYIEEDPPRPTRLARAVVEAAEEFADLIVSEEMTGELEAEMTAIANGEKTLEEVTEDSRDALDRIFAELAESREEIGEHLQESLKADKTLGPCPECGEDLLVRQSRQGSYFVGCDGYPDCRFTLPLPNTGEPVVLDETCEEHGLREVKMLAGRNTFVHGCPLCKAEEADDEEDRIIGPCPECHDEHGGELAIKRLRNGNRLVGCTRYPDCEYSLPLPRRGEIEITDEYCEEHDLPELVVHDGDEPWELGCPICNYEEYAAERESADLESLDGVGPTTAERLRDAGVDTVGDVADVDPDDLADQVKGVSADTVREWQADAD; encoded by the coding sequence GTGGAGCTCATCGTAACCGAGAAACACAACGCGGCACGTCGCATCGCCGACATTCTCAGCGACGGATCCGCGACGACCGAACGCGTCGGCAGCGTCGACGTGTATCGCTGGGGAACGCATCGGGTCATCGGCCTGTCGGGCCACGTCGTCGGGGTGGACTTCCCCGAGGAGTACGCCGAGTGGCGCGACGTCGAACCGGCCGAGCTGGTTCACGCGCCGGTACAGAAGCGACCGACCCAGGACGACATCGTCCGGGCGGTGAAGCGACTGGCCCGCAAGGCCGACGAGGTCGTCATCGCGACCGACTACGATCGCGAGGGAGAACTCATCGGCAAGGAGGCCTACGAACTCGTGCGGGAGGAAAACGACGACGCGCCCGTCCACAGGGTCCGGTTTTCCTCCATCACCGAAAACGAGGTCAAAGACGCCTTCGCGAATCCCGACGATCTGGATTTCGATCTCGCCGCGGCGGGCGAGGCCCGCCAGATCGTCGACCTGATCTGGGGTGCCGCGCTCACGCGCTTTCTGTCCCTGTCGGCACAACAGCGGGGTGAGGACTTCATCAGCGTCGGCCGGGTCCAGACTCCCACACTCCGGCTCATCGTCGAGAAGGAACGGGAAATCGACGCCTTCGACCCCGAGGACTACTGGGAACTGTTCGCGGACCTGGCGAAAAACGGCGACGCCTTCGAGGCGCAGTATTTCTACCGCGACGAGGACGACACCGAGGCCGAGCGAATCTGGGACGAGGCGGACGCCAAGACGGCGACCGACATCCTCGAGGACGAATCGCAGGCCGTCGTCGAGTCCGTCTCGCGGCGAACCCGCACCGACGACCCCCCGGCACCGTTCAACACCACCCAGTTCATCCGTGCCGCCGGGTCGCTCGGATTCGCGGCCGGTCGCGCGATGAGCATCGCCGAGGACCTCTATACTGCGGGGTACATCACCTATCCACGGACCGACAATACGGTCTATCCGGACGACCTCGACCCCGAGGAACTCCTCGAGACGTTCGCCGAGACGAGCGCGTTCGGTTCCGACGCCTCATCGCTGCTCGAGGCCGATTCCATCGAGCCGACACGGGGCGACACCGAGACGACCGACCACCCCCCGATCCATCCCACGCCGGATCAGCCCGACCGGGGGGACCTCACCGAGGACGAGTGGCAGGTCTACGAGCTCGTCGTCCGGCGGTTTTTCGCGACCGTCGCCGAGCCCGCCGTGTGGGAGCACCTGCGTGTCGTGGCCGAGACGGCCGGCCTCCGGCTGAAGGCCAACGGGAAGCGCCTGCGCGAGCCGGGCTACCACCAGGTCTATCCGTACTTCAGTACCGACGAGAACTACGTCCCCGACGTTTCCGAGGGCGAGACGCTCTCGATCGAGGACGTCCGACTCGAGGACAAGGAGACCCAGCCGCCCCGGCGATACGGCCAGTCGCGGCTCATCGAGACGATGGAGGACCTGGGCATCGGGACGAAGAGCACGCGACACAATACGCTCGAGAAGCTCTACGATCGTGGCTACATCGAGGAGGACCCGCCCCGCCCGACCCGCCTCGCACGCGCCGTGGTCGAGGCGGCCGAGGAGTTCGCCGACCTCATCGTCAGCGAGGAGATGACCGGCGAACTCGAGGCGGAGATGACGGCCATCGCCAACGGCGAGAAGACCTTAGAGGAGGTCACCGAGGACTCCCGGGACGCCCTGGACCGCATTTTCGCGGAACTGGCCGAGTCACGCGAGGAGATCGGCGAACACCTCCAGGAGTCGCTCAAGGCGGACAAGACGCTGGGTCCCTGCCCGGAGTGTGGCGAGGACCTGCTCGTCCGCCAGAGCCGGCAGGGGTCATACTTCGTCGGGTGCGACGGCTACCCCGACTGCCGGTTCACGCTCCCGCTCCCGAACACCGGGGAACCGGTGGTGCTGGACGAGACCTGCGAGGAGCACGGCCTCCGGGAAGTCAAGATGCTCGCCGGCCGCAACACCTTCGTCCACGGCTGTCCGCTGTGCAAGGCCGAGGAGGCCGACGACGAGGAGGACCGGATCATCGGCCCGTGTCCGGAGTGCCACGACGAACACGGTGGCGAACTCGCGATCAAGCGGCTCCGCAACGGGAATCGCCTCGTGGGCTGTACGCGCTATCCCGACTGCGAGTACTCCCTGCCCCTCCCGCGGCGGGGCGAGATCGAAATCACCGACGAATACTGCGAGGAACACGACCTCCCCGAACTCGTGGTCCACGACGGCGACGAGCCGTGGGAACTCGGCTGTCCCATCTGTAACTACGAGGAGTACGCCGCCGAACGGGAGTCCGCGGACCTCGAATCGCTGGATGGTGTGGGGCCGACGACCGCCGAACGACTCCGTGACGCGGGCGTCGACACGGTGGGCGACGTCGCCGACGTGGACCCGGACGACCTGGCCGACCAGGTAAAGGGGGTCTCGGCCGACACCGTCCGCGAGTGGCAGGCGGACGCCGACTGA
- a CDS encoding CPBP family intramembrane glutamic endopeptidase, with translation MTGPSRVDGAQDRPLYAVLEAILVAIGGMVGAIVASGVVYLGLTVTDAALPMVASFGLSFVAGAVGFVAVAVIYLRYRGLDPVQYVGVHWPTGRDLGWVVGGYVAALALVIASGIVLTALQVNPETTNRAAEAGLEQPALLLWLVPLSFLVIAPGEEFLFRGTIQSRLRETFSPTVAIPLTAALFAVLHFFSLTGGAGGRFVAISILFLPSLVFGVVYEYTDNLVVSTLLHGAYNSTLVLLVYLTLTRLPTEELTMLA, from the coding sequence ATGACCGGACCGTCGCGTGTCGATGGGGCGCAGGACCGTCCGCTGTACGCCGTCCTGGAGGCGATCCTCGTCGCAATCGGCGGCATGGTGGGGGCAATCGTCGCGAGCGGGGTCGTGTATCTCGGACTCACCGTCACCGACGCCGCGCTCCCGATGGTCGCGTCGTTCGGTCTATCGTTCGTCGCCGGTGCCGTCGGATTCGTCGCGGTGGCCGTCATCTACCTGCGGTATCGGGGGCTCGATCCGGTCCAGTACGTGGGCGTCCACTGGCCCACGGGCCGGGACCTCGGCTGGGTCGTTGGCGGGTACGTCGCCGCGTTGGCGCTCGTGATCGCCAGCGGGATCGTCCTGACGGCCCTCCAGGTAAACCCGGAGACGACCAATCGCGCGGCCGAGGCGGGCCTCGAACAACCGGCATTGTTGCTGTGGCTCGTGCCGCTCTCGTTTCTGGTCATCGCGCCCGGCGAGGAGTTCCTGTTCAGGGGCACGATTCAGAGCCGACTTCGCGAGACGTTCTCGCCCACCGTCGCCATCCCACTGACCGCGGCGCTGTTCGCCGTGTTGCACTTCTTCTCGCTGACCGGCGGGGCGGGCGGCCGGTTCGTGGCGATCTCGATACTGTTCCTCCCGAGTCTGGTTTTCGGTGTCGTCTACGAGTACACCGACAACCTCGTCGTGTCCACGCTGCTCCACGGTGCCTACAACTCGACGCTCGTGCTCCTGGTGTACCTGACGCTCACCCGACTGCCGACGGAAGAACTGACGATGCTGGCGTAG
- a CDS encoding DUF7518 family protein codes for MNDEREQRELEGRVRELEATVETLTSELVDTTERIRELEAALDAEDTADATAAPDEEAASDAWVPATEDVDGEDDAASSDAPDEKSASDRDDIIVA; via the coding sequence ATGAACGACGAACGGGAGCAGCGCGAACTCGAGGGGCGCGTCCGAGAACTGGAAGCGACGGTCGAGACGCTGACGTCCGAACTCGTCGATACGACCGAACGCATCCGTGAACTCGAGGCGGCCCTCGACGCCGAGGACACAGCCGACGCGACGGCCGCGCCCGACGAGGAGGCTGCCAGCGACGCCTGGGTCCCCGCCACCGAGGACGTCGACGGCGAGGACGACGCGGCGTCGTCGGACGCACCCGACGAAAAATCAGCCAGTGACCGGGACGACATCATCGTCGCGTAA
- the nreA gene encoding DNA repair protein NreA, whose protein sequence is MRLDEYIEELEPDEAAERRRLADEKSYEILDYVEGLESRFESAVTGDSMVGSTAPSVFVGRSSYPNVNAGILAPVGREEHAEEFATSGNWYAQGLDIDNVLQYRTGLLNSRRSAKVAVDDVWDGFVGIQREVAIADRPVDIEIGLSETPSFDAERYATPQANAPAGPNATAESADLRENPHVPRAVEKTLEDDDWRAEGAMTYLYRRGFDVYEINRILSVGALGQGENRRLVPTRWSITAVDDTIGQFLRGSIRSNRSVDQVRVFENEYMGNRYWVVLAPGQWEFELVEMKSPGSIWNPDPAGDVYLASASEGYEGRTGYVDETAGAYYAARLGVLEYLDRIGRQGKALVLREVSDDYWAPVGVWQVRESVRNAFDDAPTGRRDGRDALAGESGVAETFHTAVRQIIPHLPISMATLRRKSDLVAGLQTDLSAFG, encoded by the coding sequence ATGCGCCTCGACGAGTACATCGAGGAACTCGAGCCGGACGAGGCCGCCGAGAGGCGCCGTCTCGCCGACGAGAAGTCCTACGAGATTCTCGATTACGTCGAGGGACTGGAGTCGCGATTCGAATCGGCCGTCACCGGCGACTCGATGGTCGGGAGCACCGCGCCGTCGGTGTTCGTCGGTCGGTCGTCCTATCCGAACGTCAACGCCGGTATCCTCGCGCCGGTCGGGCGAGAGGAGCACGCCGAGGAGTTCGCCACGTCGGGGAACTGGTACGCTCAGGGCCTCGACATAGACAACGTCTTACAGTACCGGACGGGGCTGTTGAACTCCCGCCGATCGGCGAAAGTCGCGGTGGACGACGTCTGGGACGGTTTCGTGGGTATCCAGCGTGAGGTGGCCATCGCCGATCGACCTGTCGATATCGAGATTGGGCTGTCCGAAACGCCGTCCTTCGATGCGGAGCGCTACGCGACGCCGCAGGCGAATGCCCCTGCGGGACCCAACGCGACCGCGGAGTCTGCAGACCTTCGCGAGAATCCCCACGTTCCCCGGGCCGTCGAGAAGACCCTCGAGGACGACGACTGGCGGGCCGAGGGGGCGATGACGTACCTCTATCGGCGCGGGTTCGACGTCTACGAGATCAACCGGATCCTCTCCGTGGGTGCGCTTGGCCAGGGAGAGAACCGTCGGCTCGTTCCCACACGGTGGTCGATTACGGCCGTGGACGACACGATCGGACAGTTCCTTCGCGGATCGATCCGATCCAATCGGAGCGTCGACCAGGTGCGGGTGTTCGAAAACGAGTACATGGGCAACCGCTACTGGGTCGTCCTGGCGCCGGGGCAGTGGGAGTTCGAGCTGGTCGAGATGAAATCGCCCGGGAGCATCTGGAACCCCGACCCCGCCGGTGACGTCTATCTCGCCAGCGCCTCGGAGGGGTACGAGGGCCGGACGGGCTACGTGGACGAGACGGCGGGTGCGTACTACGCCGCCAGGCTGGGCGTCCTCGAGTATCTGGACCGGATCGGTCGGCAGGGCAAGGCGCTCGTCCTGCGGGAGGTCTCCGACGACTACTGGGCCCCGGTCGGCGTCTGGCAGGTGCGCGAGAGCGTGCGAAACGCCTTCGACGATGCACCGACGGGCCGGCGGGACGGCCGCGACGCGCTTGCGGGTGAGTCCGGGGTCGCCGAGACGTTTCACACCGCCGTCCGGCAGATCATCCCCCACCTCCCGATATCGATGGCCACGCTGAGACGCAAGTCCGACCTGGTCGCCGGTCTCCAGACCGACCTCTCGGCCTTCGGGTGA